The genomic region TTCTGGACGAAGCGACTAACTACGTTGGCGACGACGAGCTGTTGAAGCTGAAAGCAAAGCCAGTCCCGAAAGGTGCAACGGTGTTTGCCAAGATTGGCGAGGCGCTTAGGCTAAATCGGCGTGCCTACGTTCAGAAAGCGTGCTTGATAGACAACAACGCCACAGGATTGAAAGCAATCGATGGCATTGCAGATGATTATTTCGTCTATTTGTTAAGTCAGCTTATCGACCTCAACAGGCATTGTGGTGGAGCTGTGCCATCTGTGAACAAGACCACCCTAGAGGAAATCGAAGTTGTTGTCCCCGGTCTTGATGAGCAAAAGCGAATCGCAGAAAACCTGTCGTCTCTCGACGACCTTATCACCACCCAAAGCCAGAAAATCGACGCCCTCAAGAACCACAAGAAGGGCCTGATGCAGCAGTTGTTCCCTGTGCTGGATGAGGTTCCGGCATGACCTGGCTGGCAGCTTACCAAGCCGGACACAACTGCGTTTCCTGGCAGGGGCACTGCGCGCAAGAAGGCGATGCGTTTGATGCTTTCCTGCAAGGGCCGGTGGCTGCTCGTCTTCATGATGCGGCAGGCCATGATGCCCTGACCGAGCATCTGCGTGGGCTGAGCCTGACCGGCATGGGGCAGGAAGCACTGGAAGAAGTGCTGGCGGCTGAGGTGCCGGAAACCCGTGATTGGGCCGCCGGTGAGGCGCTGGCCGAAGCCGTGCTGGAAGCGCAGCACGATGTGGTGTTGCCGTGGAATACCGAGCGCGACAAACGCAATCCCCTTGCCTCCCTGCCCGGCGCGGATATCGTGGGCTTTCAGCGCGATGGAGAATCCCACCGGCTGGCACTGGGGGAAGTCAAATGCTCGTCCGAAGTCCAGTCGCCGCCGCAAGTCATGAGCGGCCGCAGCGGTATGATGCACCAGCTGGATACGCTCGCCAGCAACCTTGCCACCCTCTGCCAGTTGCTCAAGTGGCTGCTGCCCCGGGTCAAGGGTACTGAGCATGAAACGGCGTTCAACAATGCTTGCACGCGCTATTTGAATAGCGGGAAGCGTGATCTGGTGTTATTTGGCGTGCTGATTCGTGACCAAGCCGTGCGTGAATCCGATTTACAAGCGCGTGGCCGCACCCTTGCAGCTCGCCTGCAAGCCCCCAGTTGCTGCCAGCTGCTGGCGTTGTATCTGCCCTGGCCGATTGCCCAACTGCCCGAGCGTGTCGGGCAGGGAGGCGGCGTATGAGCCATTGGTTGCTCGATGCCATTGCAGACAAGCGTAGCCTGGCGCTGCACGAAGCCGATCGGGTGCAGTTCTATCGCGAAATGTCGCCGGAAGTACCAGTCTTCGATACACAAGCCATGCAGGATGTGGTCGCCGCGCTGGAGTTGGCAGTGCTGGATATGGAGCTGGATCGCTTTGCCGATGAGGAAGCTTCCCTAAAAGTGATGCGTCAAGCGGCTGAAGATGCTTTCCGCCTGCTGCGCGTTCTGCCTCTGCCTGAAGCGCCGATGGACGCGGCCACACAGCTTTTGCGGGCTTCAGCCCTGGCTGTGATCGGTGATCGTGGTGCGGATGCCGCCCGCTGGCTACGAGCGATGGAGGGCGATCAAACCGCGCCAGCCCTGCCGCTGGAGTCTGAAGATTGGGGCGAGCGCTGCCGGGCGGTGCTGACCGACATCTGGCTGCGCTTGGTGCGCAAAAAAGGCTGGTCAGACCGTGATGCCGTTCTGGAGCGCGTGGCGGCATTGCGAGCTGCCCAGCAGGAGTTCGAGCGTGACTATCTGGGCACCTTCGAGCCACTTGCCGCCAAGCGCTCGGCGCTGGAGCTGATTGCCATCTACCACTTGGCCAAGGCAGCCGAGGTGCTGGCTCACTACATTACTGACGGCGTGGTGGACGACAGCTACCAGATTCAGCCTTTACTGGATTCACATTTCGACCGCGCCATCGCTGCTTGCGATACGGGTCAGTTGCTGGAGTTGGGGCCACTGACCCGCCTGTTGGCGCGCGCTGCTGCGCAGATGGTGGAGAACTCGCTGTGGACAGTAACCCGCGCCGTGAACTCGCGGGTTACCCGATTCGTGCGTGAGCTGGTAAGCCGGGGGCGCGGTGACCGGGCGCTATTTGAAGTGTTGCCACCGCAACGGCGCACACTGGCAGAACAAGGCTTATTGGGCTCCAGCCGCCGTGCAGTAGTGGTCAGTTTGCCGACCTCCAGTGGCAAGACGCTGATTGCCCAGTTCCGCATGTTGCAGGCGCTGAACCAGTTTGATGACCAGAAAGGCTGGGTGGTCTATCTCGCGCCCAGCCGGGCACTGGTGAATCAAATCACACGACAGCTGCGGCGTGACTTCCAGCCCCTGGGTGTGGTTGTTGAGCGTGTCAGCCCAGCGCTGGAAGTCAATGGCATCGAAGCCGGTCTGCTGGCGGAATCGCAGGACGATACCCAGTTCCGTGTTCTAGTGGCGACACCGGAAAAGTTCGACCTGATGCTGCGTCAGGGTTGGGAGGAAAAGATTGGTCGTCCCCTCACGCTGGTGGTGGTGGATGAGGCCCATACCATTCAGGACAAGGAGCGCGGGCTACGGCTCGAACTGTTGCTGGCAACCATCAACCGGGAATGTCGTGAAGCGCAGTTCCTGTTGCTGACCCCCTTTATTGAAAACGCCCGAGAGGTTGCGCGCTGGCTGGGCGGGCAAAATTCGGACGACATCAGTCTGGGCGTGGATTGGCAGCCTAATGACAGAGCGATTGGTATTGTCAGCCCGGTGGATGCTGGCGCTATAGATGGTCGCAGTCGAGATTATCAGCTGAACTTCCAGACGGTGCATACCTCGCGCCCAAGCATTCGTTTGGATGAGGACTTTTCCCTGGGCAAAGAAGAAGCGCTGGCTGCTTCTCTATCAAAAGCCAAGGATATTGGCACCTTGGCTGCGATGACAGCCCGCAAGCTGTCGGCGCGAGGCCCGGTGATTGCCATGCACAGCCGCCCGGATTATGTCTGGAAATTGGCTGAGAAGCTGAAAGGCAATCGCTGCGACACCTTGCCGGATGATGTGCGCTTTGTTCAGAACTACGTGGCTGCCGAGTTGGGGGCAGCCTTTCCGCTGGTCGATTTGCTTGCGCACAAGGTCGGGGTGCACCACGGCGGCCTGCCTGAAGAAGTTCGAATGTTGATGGAGTGGCTGTTCGAGCAAGGCCATCTTGATGCCTTGGCGGCCACCACCACGCTTGCGCAGGGGGTGAACTTTCCGGTCAGCGGTGTGGTGATGGCGGCAATCCAGTACCCCTTTGGCCAGGACATGCCGCCTGAGGATTTCTGGAATATTGCCGGTCGTGCCGGGCGCGTTTCTCAAGGCCAACTCGGTGTGGTTGCTCTGGTCGCGAAGAATGAAAGTGAAGTAGCACAAAGGCGAGAATTTATTAATCGAAACACGGGCGACTTGAATTCTGCACTGATTCAGATTGCGCGTGCTGCAGCCGATGGACTGGAAGACCTGGGGCTCATCGTTTACCACCATCCGGAATGGTCGAGCTTCTTGCAGTATCTGGCTCATACCTATCGCCAGATGGGGCAGCCATCGAACTTTGCGGATCAGATCGAACAGGTACTGCGTGGCACCTTTGGTTTTGAGAAATTGCGCGTATCGGATAGCCAGATTGCCCGCCGCTTGCTGAATGGTATCCATCGCTATGTCGATTATCTCGCCAGCCCTTCCCAACCGCTAAAGCTGGTCGACAGTACCGGATTTTCATTGCAAAGCATCAGGACGGTGTTGACGCATAAAGGCGACCTGGGGCCGGATTCCTGGAATCGTGAGCGGCTGTTCCGTTCTGGTGACAACACCCTACAGAACATGATGGGCGTGCTGCTGCGAGTACCCGAATTGCGCGACAACCTGAATTCGGTGCTGGGTGGCAGATCACCGGATGGTGACAAATTAGCACGAATTCTGAAGGATTGGGTAAACGGGGCAGATATTGCCCATATCGCGACGCAATATTTCAGCGAGGGTGGTGCAGATGCTGTTACTGCCTTGACCAAGTGCGGACAAAACCTGTTTGGCAAACTGACACATACCACGTCCTGGGGCTTGAATGCCCTGTTGGCTATTACCACAGCAGAACTGGATGATGATGAACGTAGCCAGCTATCCAATCTGCCATCGCAGGTGTACTACGGTGTCTCCACGGATGAAGCTGTATCTCTGCGGCTGCTAGGTGTTCCGCGCCGTGCTGCGCCGCGTTTGGCAGAAGCATTGCGTTTAACTCGGCAAGACTCACTGCCTTCGATTCGCCAACGCTTGGAAAACTTGCCGGAGCAGGTTTGGAGTGAGGCCTTGGGTAGTCAAGGCGCTATCTATCGCAAGGCCTGGATGATTCTGGATGGGGCTCAGTGATGACACGAAATACTCCGCCCATTTTCTCTGATCTCACCGCATTAGCTACACACCTGCGTAGCGAGTTGGAGAACAAAAAGGCCATCCTGCTCTATGCCTACAACGGCACGGGTAAAACACGCCTGTCCATGGTCTTCAAGGACATCGGCAAGCAGGGCGAGGCTCGCGATACGCTGTATTTCAACGCTTTCACCGAAGATCTGTTCCATTGGAACAACGATCTGGAAGGTGATGAGGATAGGCGCTTACTGATCAATAAAGATTCACGCTTTTTCCAGGGCCTGTTCGAGATGGAGATGGACAACCGTATCCGCCCGCTGCTGCGACGTTACGCGGATTTCGATTTCCGCATCGACACTCAGGAGCCAGAGTGGGCCGTGCGCTTCTCGCGCTTGGTGGATGGACAGACCATTGACAATATCAAGGTATCGCGCGGTGAGGAAAACATCTTCATCTGGTGCTTCTTCCTCGCGGTAGTCGAATTGGCGATGGACCCGGAAATCGAGGCGTACCAGTGGGTGAAGTACCTGTATATCGACGATCCGATCTCATCGCTGGATGAACACAATGCCATCACTGTCGGCAACCATTTGGCTCAAATATTGGGCAAAGCAGGCAATCCGTTAAAGGTGGTGATTTCGTCGCACCATCCGTTGTTCTTCAATGTGATGCACAACGAGCTTGATGCGCGAAAGTCGAAGAAAGTCTCCGCTCACTTCCTGTCGCGTTCCAAAGTGGATGGCTCGTACACTCTGGCCCACACCGGAGCGACACCGTTCTTCCATCATGTCGCTGTGTTGACCGAGTTGTACAAAGCCGAGCAGTCGGGAGAGTTGTATACCTACCATTTCAACATGCTGCGCTCCGTGTTGGAGAAGTCGGCGAGCTTTCATGGTTTCTCGAATTTCTCGGCCTGTATACCGACCGATGATGTCGACGATCCGGACGGCGTGCTTCATGCACGGCTCATCAATATCCTCAGTCACGGCAATTATTCCTTGTTTGAGCCGCAGCCGATGCTGGAAGAAAATAAGGTCTATTTTAAGAAAATTCTGGACGATTTCCTGAAGCGTTACCCCTTCAATCCCGATTTATTTCCTCAGACCGCTGAGGCTGAAAATACAGGTACACCATGACTGAATCTGAAAAACAGAAACTGGGCAAGACCCTCTGGGCCATCGCCGACCAGTTACGTGGCGCAATGAATGCGGACGATTTCCGCGATTACATGCTGGCTTTTCTCTTCCTGCGCTATCTGTCGGACAACTACGAGGCCGCCGCGCAAAAGGAGCTGGGGACGGACTATCCAGACCTTCCTTCCGATGTGTTGAGGCAGACCGGCGTGAATACGCCGCTTCAAGCGTGGTACGAGGAAAATCTGGACGACGTATCCGAATTCGAGAAGCAGATGCGCCGCAAGGTGCATTACGTGATCGAACCCCAATACCTGTGGGGCAACATCGCAGAGATGGCGCGTACGCAGGATGACGAACTGCTGCACACCTTGCAGAAAGGGTTCAAGTATATCGAGGAGGAATCCTTCGCCAGCACCTTCCGTGGCTTGTTCTCGGAGATCAATCTGGCGTCGGATAAGCTGGGCAAGACCTACACCGAGCGCAACGCCCGCCTGTGCAAGATCATCGCCGAGATCGCCAAGGGACTGGGGCAGTTCTCTACCGATAGCGACACGCTGGGTGATGCTTACGAGTACCTGATCGGCCAGTTTGCAGCAGGCTCTGGCAAAAAGGCTGGCGAGTTCTACACGCCGCAGCGTATTTCAGACATCTTGTCGGCCATCGTTACGCTGGACAGTCAGGAGCCTGCCACAGGCAAGCGCTCGCATCTGGATAGTGTCTTCGACTTTGCCTGTGGCTCGGGCTCCTTGCTGCTCAATGTGCGCCGCCTGATGGGGCCGCACGGCATTGGTAAGATTTACGGCCAGGAAAAGAACATCACCACCTACAACCTGGCGCGCATGAACATGCTGCTGCACGGGGTGAAGGACTCGGAGTTCGAGATTTTCCATGGCGATACCCTGCTCAACGAGTGGGATATGTTGCGCGAAACCAACCCAGCGAAGATGCCGAAGTTCGACGCGGTGGTGGCCAACCCGCCGTTCAGCTATCGCTGGGAGCCGAGCGAGGCGCTGGGCGAAGACGTGCGCTTCAAGAATTATGGCCTGGCACCGAAGTCCGCCGCTGACTTTGCCTTCCTGCTGCATGGCTTCCATTTCCTCAAGCAAGACGGTGTGATGGCAATCATATTGCCCCACGGCGTGCTGTTCCGTGGTGGTGCCGAGGCTCGCATTCGTACCAAACTGCTGAAGGATGGGCATATCGACACCGTGATCGGCCTTCCGGCGAATCTGTTCTTCTCCACCGGCATCCCGGTGTGCATTCTGGTGCTGAAAAAATGCAAGAAACCGGATGATGTGTTGTTCATCAACGCTGCCGAGCACTTCGAGAGGGGGAAACGGCAGAACCAGCTCTTGCCGGAGCACATTGACAAAATCATCGACACCTACCGCTACCGCAAGGAAGAGCCGCGCTACTCGCGGCGGGTAAGCATGGAAGAGATCGAAAAGAACGATTTCAACCTCAACATCTCACGCTATGTCAGTACTGCTATTACAGAGGAGGAGGTTGACTTAAACGCGGTAATTGGTCAGTTAAAAGCAATAGAACAGGAAATTTACCAAGCTAAATCTAAGCATAATGAATTTCTAAAAGAGCTTGGATTGCCATTATTGCCTTAAGAGTTAATTTTTCATATTTAGGTTTGCTTCTCGAAAGGTATGTCCATGTATCAGGTAATGCTCGTGGCCCTGGGTGGCGCGATCGGCTCCGCCGCCCGTTTTACGCTGTCAGGGTTGGTCTTGCGTTATAGCCTGGACTGGCGGTTTCCTTTGCCCACCTTTACGGTCAACATCATCGGTTGCCTGGTCATCGGGATGTTGGCCGGGCTGGCCTCAAAAGAGGGGTTCATTTCCCCCGACATGCGTGTGCTGCTTTTTACCGGGCTTGTCGGCGGGTTTACCACGTTCTCGGCATTCGGCTTGGAAACATTGGTCTTGTTGCGGGAAGGGCTTGTCGGGATCGCCGCTGCCTACATCGTGTCGAGCATCGTCGTCGGCTTGGTCCTGATGTGGTTGGGCTTCGAGCTGGTCAAAATGACGATGCAGGCATGAACGGATGCTCTCGCTGAAACGCGGCTGATGGGCCTGGCAATCTATATCCACTCCATATGCCGCTGATGCCGCAGCGCGATCACGCCATACTAGTATCAGCAAGGGGAAACGCTATGAGGAAGGCCAGCAGCGTCGAAGCCAGGTTCGCGACATGGCTCGCTACATTGATGATGCAACTGGCTAGAGAAATCACCGCTTGGTGGATGCGCATGATTCGGTCGCCTGCGTGAGAAGCTGGGAGATCTCTTCTGGGCGCTGAGGACGCACCACCCGCCCGACTTCGACGCCATTGTGCAGCAGAACCAACGTAGGCCATAGTTTGACCTTGAAGCTGCGTCCCAACCGTTTGCCCCTGCCGTCCTCGATGCGTTCGTGACGCAGGCCGGGAAATTGTGCTAGTGCCTTGCCGAGCATGGGTTGGATCGCTTGGCAAAATCCGCACCAGTTGGCGCCGAATTCCAGCAACAGCCATCCTGTCATGGCGTCAAGATCGCTTCTGTGTGGTTCAGGGTTCCAGGCTGGTTTCATCGCGTTGCTCGGCAGTCATGGTGTTTTAGGTTGGTTGGTGATGGGGGCTGCGGTGTGCCATGAGTGACCGCAACGAGGGCTGAAAATTCGCTGAAAATTTACCCTTAAAAATCCAGCATATACCTCATTGGAACAATATATAGTGTTTTTTGGTGTACACAAACACATTTTATTGCGATATAGTCCACACCATCTACGGTGTCCGGCGATTGTTCGATCCAGCCGGAAACAGGGAATGCGGTCAAGGGAATATCCTGTCAAGCCGCAGCTGCCCCCGCAACTGTGACCAGTGAGCGGCAAGCCAAATAGAAGGTCACTGGGCCTGGAAGTTTGAGGCCCGGGAAGACAGGCTGTCCGCGTGGACCTGGGAGCCAGGAAACCTGCCGTAGATCATTTTCATAACGTTTGAGGCGGGGTGTCCTCGGCTGGATAGGGTATCGCTGATGCGTCGGCGCCTTACCTGTCATGCTGTTTCATGATTGTTGCTTGATTGCCTTGGGCAATTCATGTCCGCTCATGAGGAAACCCTGCTTCCTGACTGGGAGCCTAAGATGACACAGTACGAATCCATGAAAGCCACCAAGCGCGATGGCCGCCAGGAACCGATCAACCTGGACAAGATCCATCGCGTGATCGATTGGGCGGCGCAGGGGCTGGACAATGTATCGGTATCGCAGGTCGAGCTGAAGTCGCATATCCAGTTCTATGACGGGATTCGCACCGACGTCATCCATGAAACCATCATCAAGTCCGCCGCTGACCTGATTTCCGAGGAAACGCCCGACTACCAGTACCTGGCTGCGCGCCTGTCGATTTTCCATTTGCGCAAGATCGCCTATGGTCAGTTCGAACCGCCGCATTTGTTCGATCACGTCACCAAGCTGACCGAGATGGGCAAGTACGACAAGCATATTCTGCAGGATTACAGCCGTGAGGAGTTCGACGCGCTGAACGATCATCTCGACCACTGGCGGGACATGAATTTTTCCTATGCTGCGGTGAAGCAGCTGGAAGGCAAATACCTGGTGCAGAACCGGGTGACCAAGAAAATCTACGAAAGCCCGCAATTTCTCTACATGCTGGTGGCGATGTGCCTATTCGCCAGGTACGAGGGCAAGACGCGCCTGGAATACATCAAGCGCTTCTACGATGCGGTGTCCACCTTCAAGATTTCACTGCCCACGCCCATCATGTCCGGCGTGCGCACGCCGACGCGCCAGTTCAGTTCCTGTGTGCTGATCGAGTGCGATGATAGCTTGGACAGCATCAACGCCACGACCAGCGCCATCGTGAAATATGTATCGCAACGTGCCGGCATCGGTGTCAATGCTGGCCGCATCCGTGCGCTGGGCAGCGAGATCCGGGGCGGGGAGGCGCAGCATACCGGCTGCCTGCCGTTCTACAAGCTGTTCCAGGCGGCAGTGAAGTCCTGCTCACAGGGCGGCGTGCGCGGCGGCGCTGCAACCTTGTTCTACCCGTTGTGGCACCTGGAGGTCGAGTCGCTGCTGGTGCTCAAGAACAATCGTGGCGTCGAGGAGAACCGTGTGCGCCACCTCGATTACGGTGTACAGATCAATCGCCTGCTGTACCAGCGCCTGATCAAGGGCGGCAACATCACGCTGTTCTCACCGCATGACGTGCCTGGCCTGTATGACGCTTTCTTTGCCGACCAGGATGAGTTCGAGCGCCTATACACGCAGTACGAGGCGAACGACAGCTTGCGCAAGCGCATCGTGCCTGCGGTGGATTTGTTTTCGCTCCTGATGCAGGAGCGTGCAGGGACGGGGCGTATCTATATCCAGAACGTCGACCATTGCAACACGCACAGTCCGTTCAATCCCAGACTGGCACCGGTACGCCAATCCAACCTGTGTATGGAGATTGCGCTACCGACGCGACCGCTCAATGACATCAATGATGAGAACGGCGAGATTGCATTGTGCACTTTGTCGGCGTTCAACCTGGGGGCGCTGGAAAGCCTGGATGAACTGGAAGGGTTGGCCGACCTGGTGGTGCGTGCGCTGGATGCCTTGCTGGATTACCAGGATTATCCGGTCAAGGCCGCGTTCAACGCTACCCAGAAGCGCCGCTCGCTGGGCGTGGGCGTCATCAATTACGCCTATTACCTCGCCAAGAATGGCACCGGTTACACCGATGATGCGGCGCTGGGGCTGACCCACCGCACCTTTGAGGCAATCCAGTACTACCTGTTGAAAGCCTCGGTGCAGCTCGCGCGCGAGTTCGGCCCGTGCGGCGCATTCAATGAAACCACTTATTCGCAAGGCATCCTGCCCATCGACACCTACAAGAAGGACCTCGATGCCGTCTGCCAGGAAGCACTGCAACTGGACTGGGAGCAGCTGCGCAAAGACATCGTCGCACACGGATTGCGCAACTCCACCCTGACCGCGCTGATGCCTTCCGAGACTTCCAGCCAGATCGCCAACGCTACCAACGGCATCGAGCCGCCGCGTGGCCTGGTGTCAGTCAAGCAGTCCAAGGACGGTATCCTGCGCCAGGTGGTGCCCGAGATCGAGCGCCTGCGCAACCAGTACCAATTGCTGTGGTCTTTGCCCAACAACGACGGCTATCTCAAGCTGGTGGGTATCATGCAGAAATTCGTCGACCAGTCGATTTCATCCAATACCAATTATGACCCCAAGCGCTTCGAAGGCGGCAAGGTGCCGATGAAGCAATTGCTCAAGGACCTGCTGCAGGCCTATAAGCTCGGCATCAAGACCCTGTACTATCACAACACTCGCGACGGCGCGAGCGAAGGCGGCGCCGAGGCCGGGGATGATGGCTGCGAAAGCGGCGCGTGCAAGATCTAGGGGCGAACCCCAGTCAGGGCAATGGAATGGGCAGCAGCTTTGCTGCCTGATTGAAGGGTATAGAGACGAATCATGGCATATAGCATTTTTTCCAAGGTCGACAACGAGCAACTGAAAGAGCCGATGTTCTTCGGTCAGCCGGTCAACGTGGCGCGTTACGACCAGCAGAAATACCCGGTGTTCGAGAAGCTGATCGAAAAGCAGCTTTCCTTCTTCTGGCGTCCGGAGGAGGTGGACGTGTCGCAGGACCGCATCGATTACCAGGGCCTGCCTGAGCATGAAAAGCATATTTTCATCAGCAACCTGAAATACCAGACGCTGCTGGATTCCATCCAGGGGCGTAGTCCCAACGTGGCCTTGCTGCCGCTGGTGTCGCTGCCGGAGCTGGAAACCTGGGTCGAGACCTGGGCGTTCTCGGAAACCATCCATTCGCGTTCCTATACCCACATCATCCGCAACATCGTCTCCGACCCAGCGCTGATCTTCGACGATATCGTACGCAACGAGAACATCGTGGCGCGGGCGAGCGATATCTCCGCCTATTACGACGACCTGATCCACTACACCATGCTGTATTCGCAATTGGGGAAGGGCGACCACGTCATCAACGGCGAGACCAAGACGGTCAACCTGCGTGAGTTGAAGAAGCTGCTGTACCTGTGCCTGATGAGCGTCAATATCCTCGAGGCAATCCGTTTCTACGTCAGCTTTGCCTGCTCATTCGCATTTGCCGAACGCAAGGTGATGGAAGGCAATGCCAAGATCATCCGGCTGATCGCGCGCGACGAGGCGCTACACCTCACCGGCACCCAGCATATGCTCAACATCATGCGCAGCGGCCAGGACGACCCCGAATTCGCCGGCATTGCCAGCGAGCTGCAGGACGAGTGCTTCGAGATGTTCAAGCGCGCGGCGGAGCAGGAAAAGAAATGGGCCGACTACCTGTTCAAGGACGGTTCCATGATCGGCCTCAACCGCGACATTCTCTGTCAGTACGTGGAGTACATCACCAACAACCGCATGGCCTCGGTCGGCCTGTCTGCCGCGTTCCCCAATGCCAAGAATAATCCCATTCCCTGGATCAATACCTGGCTGGCATCCGATACGGTGCAGGTCGCCCCGCAGGAAGTGGAGCTGAGTTCCTACCTTATCGGCCAGATCGATGCCGAAGTCAGTTCGGAAGATCTCGGCGACTTCGAGCTTTGAGCACGGTCCGCACCCGGCACACCAGCTTCAGCCTCATTCCTCAGGAAACCCTGCTTGAGGGGCTCGAGCGTACCGGGCACGAAGTGGAATACCAGTGCAGGGGCGGCTATTGCGGCCTGTGCCGGGTGCGCCTGCTGGATGGCGAGGTGCAGTACCTTGAGCAACCATTGGCATTCATTGCCTCCGACGAAATCCTGCCATGCTGTTGCGTGCCCCGGTCGGATCTCAGGGTGGATTGCGAACTCAGGCCGGAATTCAGGGGCTGGCAGGAGCAGGAAGATATGTTCCCAGTTCAGGCCAGCCTGTTTGCAGATGACGCATCATTGCAGATGAGCCAGCCGCGCCAGCCAAGCAAGCGCCCGCGGAAGAGGAGGCCGCCTAGCAGGCTTCCAGCGCAGGGAGTTCTGTTCGACTAGCCTCTGTCCAGTGGACGGGCGGTGGAAAAAATATCCCACATGGTGATGAACAGCGCGGCAATCAGCGGTCCGATCACGAAACCGTTGAGACCGAATACTGCCATGCCGCCTAGCGTGGAGATCAGCACGACGTAATCCGGCAGCTTGGTATCCTTGCCAACCAGGATGGGCCGCAGGATATTGTCCACCAGGCCGATCACGAATACCCCGAATGCAATGAGAATGACGCCTTGCCAGATGGCGCCTGTGGCAAGAAAGTAGACGGCAACCGGTGCCCAGATCAGGCTGGCCCCCACTGCTGGCAACAGCGAGAGGAATGCCATGATCACGGCCCACAGCAGCGCTGCCTGGATGCCGAGTATCCAGAAAATCAGCCCCCCCAATGCGCCCTGGGTGATGGCGACAAGAATATTGCCCTTGACCGTAGCACGGATGACAGTGGTGAATTTGTTGAACAGGTGGCGTTTATGCTCTGCACTGAGCGGAATGGCTTGCTTTACCCGGATGGAAAGGGAGCTACCGTCCCTTAGCAGGAAGAACATCAGGTAAAGCATGACGGCAAAGCCGACCACGAATTGGAAGGTATTCTGCCCGATGCTGAGTGCTTTGGTGGCCAATAGCTGGCTACCCTCCATGGCAAGCTGGGAAAGCTTCTCCTGGAAGCTTTGCACGTCGGACAGGCCAACACGTTCCAGGATGCGATGCACGGGTGCTGGAGTTGCATCAAGTATTTGCTGGGTATACAAGGCAGGGTTGATCTGTCCTGTCTTGATCTTCTGGAACAACATGGTGCCTTCGTGTACCAGGGAGCTGGCAATGATAATGACAGGCACGATGACAATGATGATGCAGGCGCTCAGGGTGCCCAGTGCAGCGAGGTTCTTGCGATTGCGTGTGGTGACGAGCAGGCGCCGGTACAAGGGAGTGAAAAGGATGGAGAGGATGACGCCCCAGAACACTGCTCCATAGAATGGTAGCAGGATGATGATGAGCCCGGCGGAAACCAGCAGGAGCAGGAAGACGAACGTTTTATGGTGGAAATCGGCGCTGTTCATGAATGAGGAGGTCTACTAAAGGGTGCGCTGCTGCCAGCCTGTTATTTCCACGTGACATCGCTTTGGTTTGTGACTGCAGATTGTAGCAGTTCCACCAATGGCAAGGCGCGTTGCTTCAAGCTGATATGACGGGCTTCACCATCCCCTGTCGGTTCGGCACCATCTGGCCCACCAGCACTTTCCAATGCGCGTTGAAGACGCTGTAGCGCATGAGGCACATCGGCAGCAAGAATCGCACCTGGAA from Methylobacillus flagellatus KT harbors:
- a CDS encoding thioredoxin family protein — protein: MKPAWNPEPHRSDLDAMTGWLLLEFGANWCGFCQAIQPMLGKALAQFPGLRHERIEDGRGKRLGRSFKVKLWPTLVLLHNGVEVGRVVRPQRPEEISQLLTQATESCASTKR
- the nrdA gene encoding class 1a ribonucleoside-diphosphate reductase subunit alpha, with product MTQYESMKATKRDGRQEPINLDKIHRVIDWAAQGLDNVSVSQVELKSHIQFYDGIRTDVIHETIIKSAADLISEETPDYQYLAARLSIFHLRKIAYGQFEPPHLFDHVTKLTEMGKYDKHILQDYSREEFDALNDHLDHWRDMNFSYAAVKQLEGKYLVQNRVTKKIYESPQFLYMLVAMCLFARYEGKTRLEYIKRFYDAVSTFKISLPTPIMSGVRTPTRQFSSCVLIECDDSLDSINATTSAIVKYVSQRAGIGVNAGRIRALGSEIRGGEAQHTGCLPFYKLFQAAVKSCSQGGVRGGAATLFYPLWHLEVESLLVLKNNRGVEENRVRHLDYGVQINRLLYQRLIKGGNITLFSPHDVPGLYDAFFADQDEFERLYTQYEANDSLRKRIVPAVDLFSLLMQERAGTGRIYIQNVDHCNTHSPFNPRLAPVRQSNLCMEIALPTRPLNDINDENGEIALCTLSAFNLGALESLDELEGLADLVVRALDALLDYQDYPVKAAFNATQKRRSLGVGVINYAYYLAKNGTGYTDDAALGLTHRTFEAIQYYLLKASVQLAREFGPCGAFNETTYSQGILPIDTYKKDLDAVCQEALQLDWEQLRKDIVAHGLRNSTLTALMPSETSSQIANATNGIEPPRGLVSVKQSKDGILRQVVPEIERLRNQYQLLWSLPNNDGYLKLVGIMQKFVDQSISSNTNYDPKRFEGGKVPMKQLLKDLLQAYKLGIKTLYYHNTRDGASEGGAEAGDDGCESGACKI
- the nrdB gene encoding class Ia ribonucleoside-diphosphate reductase subunit beta, which encodes MAYSIFSKVDNEQLKEPMFFGQPVNVARYDQQKYPVFEKLIEKQLSFFWRPEEVDVSQDRIDYQGLPEHEKHIFISNLKYQTLLDSIQGRSPNVALLPLVSLPELETWVETWAFSETIHSRSYTHIIRNIVSDPALIFDDIVRNENIVARASDISAYYDDLIHYTMLYSQLGKGDHVINGETKTVNLRELKKLLYLCLMSVNILEAIRFYVSFACSFAFAERKVMEGNAKIIRLIARDEALHLTGTQHMLNIMRSGQDDPEFAGIASELQDECFEMFKRAAEQEKKWADYLFKDGSMIGLNRDILCQYVEYITNNRMASVGLSAAFPNAKNNPIPWINTWLASDTVQVAPQEVELSSYLIGQIDAEVSSEDLGDFEL
- the yfaE gene encoding class I ribonucleotide reductase maintenance protein YfaE, whose product is MSTVRTRHTSFSLIPQETLLEGLERTGHEVEYQCRGGYCGLCRVRLLDGEVQYLEQPLAFIASDEILPCCCVPRSDLRVDCELRPEFRGWQEQEDMFPVQASLFADDASLQMSQPRQPSKRPRKRRPPSRLPAQGVLFD
- a CDS encoding AI-2E family transporter, translated to MNSADFHHKTFVFLLLLVSAGLIIILLPFYGAVFWGVILSILFTPLYRRLLVTTRNRKNLAALGTLSACIIIVIVPVIIIASSLVHEGTMLFQKIKTGQINPALYTQQILDATPAPVHRILERVGLSDVQSFQEKLSQLAMEGSQLLATKALSIGQNTFQFVVGFAVMLYLMFFLLRDGSSLSIRVKQAIPLSAEHKRHLFNKFTTVIRATVKGNILVAITQGALGGLIFWILGIQAALLWAVIMAFLSLLPAVGASLIWAPVAVYFLATGAIWQGVILIAFGVFVIGLVDNILRPILVGKDTKLPDYVVLISTLGGMAVFGLNGFVIGPLIAALFITMWDIFSTARPLDRG
- a CDS encoding DUF1840 domain-containing protein, with protein sequence MLVTFSTARYSDIMLFGDVAKQLLHLMGHSGTIPGAILAADVPHALQRLQRALESAGGPDGAEPTGDGEARHISLKQRALPLVELLQSAVTNQSDVTWK